Proteins encoded within one genomic window of Cytophagales bacterium:
- a CDS encoding DUF5063 domain-containing protein, translated as MNIQEAIATEETDKFLKAANEFCNELELGTTSELDFCNQLFIQVSNLIFRASQLPNVELDNNEDFDNRLTTDELHPLLSRTSERLGTNRFYWTKFNPIDNDDMELVAGDLLDDLGDMYADIKPNLELIEHGRTAEQEHALWELKFSFETHWGQHAVDALRTLYFLTKN; from the coding sequence ATGAACATTCAAGAAGCAATTGCAACAGAGGAAACTGACAAGTTTCTTAAAGCCGCAAACGAGTTTTGCAACGAACTCGAACTTGGAACGACATCCGAACTGGACTTCTGCAACCAACTTTTCATTCAGGTCTCCAACCTCATATTTCGAGCCTCTCAACTTCCTAACGTAGAGCTTGACAATAACGAAGATTTTGATAATCGTTTGACAACTGACGAACTGCATCCTCTGCTTTCACGAACTTCTGAGCGACTTGGCACTAACAGGTTTTATTGGACGAAATTCAACCCAATCGACAATGACGATATGGAACTGGTTGCTGGAGATCTACTAGATGACCTAGGGGACATGTATGCTGACATTAAACCCAACTTAGAACTTATCGAACATGGGCGAACAGCCGAACAGGAACATGCTCTCTGGGAACTCAAATTTTCCTTCGAGACTCATTGGGGTCAACACGCCGTGGATGCCTTGCGAACTCTCTACTTCCTAACGAAGAACTAA
- a CDS encoding tyrosine-type recombinase/integrase, whose product MAWIDTRYFFINKPVNEGNAPLSVNDFRKRPPKDRWRYCPEEFYQKLELRRYSLNTARSYLGQFERFINSFPREKELMSITEAEILKYMSNLVKEGFSESYSKIALSAIKFYFEVVKEMPNRFYNISLPKRSASLPKVLAKEDILKMIHQTRNLKHRCIIALLYSAGLRKQELIDLKIEDIDSHRMTITVRQGKGKKDRISLLSTHLLSDLRNYYKAYKPKMFLFEGAYGMQYSPTSVGKIVSRAAHKVGMKRHITPHMLRHSFATHLLESGTDLRYIQILLGHNSAKTTEIYTHVAIKGFNQIINPLDS is encoded by the coding sequence GTGGCCTGGATTGATACACGTTACTTCTTTATCAACAAGCCCGTCAACGAAGGTAATGCCCCGCTTTCTGTCAATGATTTTCGTAAAAGACCTCCAAAGGATCGTTGGAGGTACTGTCCAGAAGAATTTTATCAAAAACTGGAACTTAGAAGATACTCCTTGAATACAGCAAGATCTTATCTAGGTCAGTTTGAAAGATTTATTAACAGTTTCCCGAGAGAAAAAGAACTGATGTCTATCACTGAAGCAGAAATCTTGAAATATATGAGTAATCTCGTTAAAGAAGGATTCTCTGAATCATATTCCAAAATTGCTTTGAGTGCCATTAAATTCTACTTTGAAGTGGTCAAAGAAATGCCTAACCGTTTCTATAACATTTCACTACCAAAACGATCAGCGTCATTGCCAAAAGTCCTGGCTAAAGAAGATATTCTGAAAATGATTCATCAAACCAGAAATCTCAAACATAGATGTATTATCGCTCTGCTTTATTCAGCCGGATTAAGAAAGCAAGAACTCATTGACCTGAAAATTGAAGACATAGATAGCCATCGCATGACAATTACCGTAAGACAAGGAAAAGGAAAAAAAGACCGTATTAGCTTATTGAGTACTCATTTATTATCTGATTTGCGTAACTACTACAAAGCGTACAAACCAAAAATGTTTTTATTCGAAGGTGCCTATGGAATGCAATATTCTCCGACCAGCGTAGGAAAGATAGTAAGTAGAGCAGCTCACAAGGTAGGGATGAAAAGACACATCACTCCACATATGCTTAGACACTCCTTCGCAACGCATTTACTAGAATCGGGTACTGATTTACGTTATATTCAAATTCTTCTCGGACATAACAGTGCCAAAACCACAGAAATTTACACACACGTTGCAATAAAGGGGTTCAATCAAATCATAAATCCCTTAGATTCGTAA